Proteins encoded in a region of the Paenibacillus sp. W2I17 genome:
- a CDS encoding TIGR01777 family oxidoreductase → MKKVVLAGGTGFVGQDFAQRFRKLGYEVLIISRQPGHIAWEDRAGIIGALEEAEMLINLAGKSVNCRYTDENRKVILESRTRTTRILGEAVLACNQPPELWINSSTATIYRHAEDRPMTEKEGEIGSGFSVDVAKAWEQAFFEFSLPSTRQIALRIAIVLGEGGVMVPMTNLVRFGLGGSQGAGTQQFSWIHIEDLFRMVIYLQEHPYLNGVFNASSPHPVTNRELMARLREQMGVRIGLPSPRWMLELGARFIQTETELVLKSRWVIPERMEREGFTFTYGTLDTALAEILNKKK, encoded by the coding sequence GTGAAGAAGGTTGTATTAGCTGGTGGAACGGGATTTGTTGGACAGGATTTTGCCCAAAGATTCAGAAAGCTGGGGTATGAGGTGTTAATTATCTCGCGTCAGCCCGGTCATATTGCCTGGGAGGATCGTGCAGGAATTATAGGGGCACTGGAAGAAGCAGAAATGTTGATTAACCTGGCAGGTAAATCGGTGAACTGCCGTTATACGGATGAGAATCGCAAAGTCATTCTGGAATCCAGAACCCGTACAACGCGCATTCTCGGCGAAGCCGTCCTGGCTTGTAATCAACCTCCCGAACTATGGATTAATTCGAGTACAGCGACCATATACAGACATGCTGAAGATCGTCCCATGACGGAAAAAGAGGGCGAGATTGGCTCCGGATTCTCGGTCGACGTTGCCAAGGCATGGGAACAGGCTTTCTTTGAATTCAGTCTGCCGTCTACGCGTCAGATTGCACTGCGGATTGCGATTGTGCTGGGCGAGGGTGGCGTGATGGTGCCTATGACAAATCTGGTTCGTTTTGGACTGGGAGGATCTCAAGGCGCAGGAACACAGCAGTTCAGCTGGATTCATATCGAGGATCTCTTCCGCATGGTAATCTATCTGCAAGAGCATCCATACTTAAATGGTGTGTTTAATGCGTCCTCGCCGCATCCGGTGACGAATCGGGAGCTAATGGCGCGTCTGAGAGAACAGATGGGTGTTCGGATCGGACTACCTTCTCCTCGTTGGATGCTTGAACTGGGCGCACGTTTTATTCAGACCGAGACGGAACTGGTTCTCAAAAGTCGTTGGGTGATTCCCGAACGAATGGAGAGGGAAGGGTTCACTTTCACATACGGTACACTAGATACCGCTCTTGCCGAGATTCTGAATAAGAAGAAATGA
- a CDS encoding BlaI/MecI/CopY family transcriptional regulator, which translates to MNQIQKLSETEMELMVVIWSCDPPVTSTELLDIFAEKGKAWKAQTMSTFLSRLVDKGALTVTRRGRTNDYVPLLQPEDYKLQETQHVLDGLYQGSVKNLVSAMYDGDKLSDDDISELKKWLSEK; encoded by the coding sequence GTGAACCAGATTCAAAAATTATCCGAAACAGAAATGGAGTTAATGGTTGTTATATGGTCATGCGATCCACCCGTCACTTCGACAGAACTATTAGACATATTTGCTGAGAAGGGGAAAGCGTGGAAAGCGCAGACCATGTCTACCTTTCTGTCACGGTTGGTGGATAAAGGCGCTCTTACCGTTACGAGACGTGGACGGACCAATGATTATGTACCTCTTCTACAGCCCGAAGATTACAAACTACAGGAAACGCAACATGTTCTTGATGGACTGTATCAAGGTTCAGTCAAAAATTTGGTTTCGGCCATGTATGATGGCGACAAGCTTTCTGACGATGACATTTCAGAACTGAAAAAATGGCTCTCGGAAAAGTAG
- a CDS encoding M56 family metallopeptidase, with amino-acid sequence MMNIFFEILCSLTVAGSIVSVCILALRLIPVSVFPTKWLYRLGKMAILFYLFPVSLGLSWLLDIAFQTTSTIPGTENAAASGVVAGTFIPEQTISVTTAWFLLCVWGIGVIGFSAWQMYCYRRFLNELSRTRTPVLCHSEAAIQLPLIKEALGLKRNITLAHSTLVRSPILVGLFKPTIYLPPENTVKMDISMVIHHELVHLKHKDLWVKALTLGVSALHWFNPLIHMIRRDIHTWSELACDEDVVKEMSHEERRRYGKTILNVMAGTKKIPAQFCSSLSGEGKQLKRRLMIMFNVKKLKKKHWMLSMGALLLITGVSTSTAVWASNHTVKVETHATETVPVPSTDGSSEIVTSPNKVGISEAVTAPSTSETPEIVALPEDEVSEAVPVPSATVPSTTKPSEAKVVEAVTVPFKGESPEVVAVPSNTQSPEIVALPGDKVSVTVPAPSEK; translated from the coding sequence ATGATGAATATCTTTTTTGAAATTCTGTGCAGCCTGACCGTGGCGGGAAGTATCGTTTCTGTTTGTATTTTGGCACTACGACTTATACCCGTATCTGTTTTTCCGACCAAGTGGCTCTACAGACTCGGTAAAATGGCTATCTTGTTTTATCTGTTCCCGGTATCTCTTGGCCTTTCATGGCTTTTGGATATTGCATTCCAAACGACATCAACTATACCGGGTACGGAGAATGCAGCAGCTTCGGGCGTAGTTGCAGGAACGTTTATCCCGGAACAAACCATTTCGGTAACGACAGCCTGGTTCTTGTTATGCGTATGGGGCATTGGAGTCATTGGTTTTTCTGCATGGCAGATGTACTGTTATCGAAGGTTTTTGAATGAATTATCTCGTACACGTACCCCAGTCCTCTGTCATAGTGAAGCAGCTATACAGCTACCATTAATCAAAGAGGCTTTGGGTCTCAAACGCAATATCACGCTTGCTCACAGCACGCTAGTACGAAGCCCTATACTGGTTGGCTTGTTTAAACCCACGATATATCTGCCACCCGAAAATACGGTGAAAATGGACATCAGCATGGTAATTCATCATGAGTTGGTACATCTGAAACATAAAGATCTGTGGGTCAAAGCTTTGACCTTGGGGGTTAGTGCCCTGCACTGGTTCAATCCCCTGATTCATATGATTCGCCGGGACATTCATACCTGGAGCGAGTTGGCCTGTGATGAAGATGTGGTGAAAGAGATGTCGCATGAAGAGCGAAGACGATATGGTAAGACGATTTTAAATGTGATGGCGGGAACCAAGAAAATACCTGCTCAATTTTGTTCGTCTCTATCGGGTGAAGGCAAACAATTAAAAAGGAGATTGATGATTATGTTTAATGTAAAGAAACTGAAAAAGAAACATTGGATGTTAAGTATGGGAGCCCTCCTGCTTATTACAGGAGTAAGTACGTCCACCGCCGTATGGGCATCAAACCACACAGTTAAAGTAGAGACCCATGCTACTGAAACCGTGCCTGTTCCTTCTACTGATGGATCTTCAGAAATCGTAACTTCTCCCAACAAGGTCGGAATTTCCGAAGCTGTAACTGCTCCTTCTACTTCCGAAACTCCTGAAATCGTGGCTCTCCCTGAGGATGAAGTTTCCGAAGCTGTGCCAGTTCCGTCTGCTACTGTACCTTCTACTACTAAACCTTCTGAGGCTAAAGTTGTAGAAGCAGTCACTGTTCCTTTTAAGGGTGAATCTCCTGAAGTCGTAGCCGTTCCTTCGAATACCCAATCCCCCGAAATCGTAGCTCTCCCTGGGGATAAGGTTTCAGTAACTGTACCTGCTCCTTCAGAAAAATAA
- a CDS encoding YdcF family protein gives MIKKFLQKNGLIIDLVLLACFAAFLAFWGQRFPVMFFGMITVAFIVLRRIDYQKHVILKRIILTGISVAAVSFVIIEALVFTQLGANDPEEADYVIILGSGIRGTELSLTLKQRLDASLDYIRSHPQTPVIVSGGQGPGESIPEALAMKNYLIEQGISPAQVIMEDRSTSTQENLAFSKKIILESGLEHPEIMIVTSDYHMFRSKYIAAKNGYAAEYGISAPSPGYLKPVNMIREYFATIKTFI, from the coding sequence TTGATAAAAAAGTTCTTACAAAAAAATGGACTGATCATTGATCTTGTCCTGTTGGCATGTTTTGCGGCATTTCTGGCCTTTTGGGGCCAAAGATTCCCAGTCATGTTTTTCGGAATGATCACGGTGGCTTTTATCGTTCTAAGACGGATTGACTATCAGAAGCATGTTATTCTGAAACGGATTATCCTTACTGGAATTAGCGTGGCTGCCGTCTCTTTTGTCATTATTGAAGCACTTGTATTCACACAGCTTGGTGCGAATGATCCGGAAGAAGCGGACTATGTCATTATTCTGGGTTCAGGCATCCGTGGAACGGAATTGTCATTGACCCTAAAACAAAGGTTAGATGCCAGTCTGGACTATATTCGCAGTCACCCTCAGACACCCGTCATTGTATCAGGTGGGCAGGGACCTGGAGAATCCATTCCTGAAGCACTCGCCATGAAAAACTATCTGATTGAACAGGGGATTAGCCCTGCCCAAGTCATTATGGAAGATCGCTCTACAAGTACACAGGAGAATTTGGCCTTTTCCAAAAAAATCATTCTTGAATCCGGGTTAGAGCACCCTGAGATCATGATTGTCACCAGTGACTATCATATGTTTCGCTCCAAGTACATCGCTGCCAAGAACGGTTATGCGGCAGAATATGGCATATCGGCCCCGTCACCGGGTTATCTGAAACCCGTCAACATGATCCGTGAATATTTTGCTACGATCAAAACATTTATCTAA
- a CDS encoding nucleotidyltransferase family protein — MLYENPFIQTIIKYEQLMHDLRRVRSLHLPQSYIGAGYIRNYIWDVLHGYDLRELHSDIDVVYYDAQDLREERDIQLEQQLREETGSSKWSVKNQARMHLRNGTLPYHSTEDALRYWPEVVTAIGVQLDEEDRVNICAPHGLHDLYHLIVRKSPFFTDADYYNQRVQKKHWQEQWPNLTIITA; from the coding sequence ATGTTATATGAGAACCCATTCATTCAGACGATCATCAAATACGAGCAATTAATGCATGACCTGCGGAGAGTTCGTAGTCTCCATTTACCTCAAAGTTACATAGGTGCAGGATATATTCGTAATTATATCTGGGATGTTCTGCATGGATATGATCTTCGTGAACTTCACAGCGATATTGATGTTGTCTATTATGATGCGCAAGACTTGCGTGAGGAGCGAGACATACAGCTCGAACAACAGCTTCGTGAGGAGACGGGCAGTTCGAAGTGGTCGGTCAAAAATCAGGCGAGAATGCATCTGCGCAATGGTACACTTCCTTATCATTCTACTGAAGATGCTCTTCGCTATTGGCCAGAAGTTGTGACTGCTATAGGCGTACAGTTGGATGAAGAGGATCGGGTGAACATCTGTGCTCCGCATGGTTTGCATGATCTGTATCACCTTATAGTCCGCAAAAGTCCGTTCTTCACGGATGCTGACTATTACAATCAGAGAGTACAGAAGAAGCACTGGCAGGAACAATGGCCGAATCTAACGATAATAACAGCTTGA
- a CDS encoding TetR/AcrR family transcriptional regulator — protein MSSKKEMLLNVAEELFYLHGFHSIGLKRIITDAGIAIMTLYNHFESKDDLIVQVLLRREQRYLEQLRQYADNKAQPMFLKLAEGHAAWLKEHESRGCLFLRAKEEFGGHADHIIVQTVNAHKRHMRTLIQTLAPAASDRDLLQFSLLLEGSTALAETENVNNVCRELIHMTQNSFK, from the coding sequence ATGAGCAGCAAAAAGGAAATGCTTTTAAACGTGGCGGAAGAATTGTTCTACCTTCACGGCTTCCATTCCATTGGCTTGAAGCGGATTATCACGGATGCCGGGATTGCCATCATGACGTTATATAATCATTTTGAGTCCAAGGATGATCTCATCGTCCAAGTGCTCCTGCGGCGCGAACAGCGTTATTTAGAACAACTCCGGCAATATGCAGACAATAAAGCACAACCCATGTTCCTCAAGCTGGCTGAAGGACATGCAGCCTGGCTGAAAGAGCACGAATCAAGAGGTTGCTTATTTTTACGCGCCAAAGAAGAATTCGGAGGTCATGCAGATCATATCATCGTGCAGACAGTGAATGCGCACAAAAGACATATGAGAACGTTAATTCAAACATTGGCGCCTGCTGCAAGTGATCGAGATCTATTGCAATTCTCCCTGCTGCTGGAGGGTTCCACGGCACTTGCTGAGACAGAAAATGTAAATAACGTCTGCCGTGAACTGATCCATATGACGCAGAACAGTTTCAAGTAA
- a CDS encoding MFS transporter, whose protein sequence is MKKIIFPGIALIAVCYAFGRFSYGLFMPEISEALQLNDAASGAINSGTYIAYCLSLLTAPLLINRRGHHYVIQLAGISAVLGLTGIALAQNAWVLTFSIFLAGLSTGWASPALGNTINAELAPELQARGNSWINTGTSFGIVISGPLYWLFTDYWRLTYILFAVIGVVVLLWNRRVIPPTKTLPCTKSIWTCMKPTRPGSALLMACLLTGFSSAIYWTFARNFLTDEKGASDSEAVLFWIVMGVMGILGGCAGRIIERIEIGWSYRIGILLLAISLGVILLPSMTASLISAIIFGSTYIFLTSVFIVWATRLFSPNVSIGISLAFLALGVGQFLGSSMAGYTIEVFSNTTAFLAFAVLGLFGLLIRVK, encoded by the coding sequence ATGAAAAAAATTATCTTTCCAGGCATTGCACTAATCGCTGTATGTTATGCATTCGGGCGATTCAGTTATGGACTGTTTATGCCGGAAATTTCGGAAGCCTTACAATTGAATGATGCAGCCTCTGGTGCGATTAACTCAGGAACGTATATTGCCTACTGTCTGTCCCTTCTAACTGCACCACTGTTAATTAATCGCAGGGGACATCATTATGTCATTCAGTTGGCAGGGATCAGCGCAGTGCTCGGATTAACCGGCATTGCCCTGGCTCAGAATGCCTGGGTTCTTACATTTAGTATATTTCTAGCCGGTTTGAGTACAGGCTGGGCCTCTCCAGCCCTCGGTAACACGATTAATGCCGAGCTTGCTCCCGAGCTACAAGCAAGAGGCAACAGCTGGATTAACACAGGGACCAGCTTCGGGATTGTAATATCGGGTCCACTCTACTGGCTGTTCACGGATTACTGGCGTCTAACCTACATCCTGTTTGCTGTGATCGGTGTTGTAGTTCTGCTGTGGAACAGACGTGTTATTCCACCTACGAAGACACTGCCTTGCACCAAGTCTATCTGGACATGTATGAAACCTACCAGACCAGGGTCTGCTCTGCTCATGGCTTGTCTGTTGACAGGTTTCAGTTCTGCAATCTACTGGACCTTTGCCCGGAACTTCCTCACAGACGAGAAAGGGGCCTCCGATTCGGAAGCCGTGTTGTTCTGGATTGTGATGGGGGTTATGGGGATACTCGGTGGATGCGCTGGTCGCATTATTGAACGTATCGAGATTGGGTGGTCCTACCGAATAGGCATACTTTTATTGGCTATCTCACTGGGGGTAATCCTTCTTCCATCCATGACTGCCAGTCTCATCTCTGCGATCATATTTGGCAGCACGTATATTTTCCTGACCAGTGTATTTATCGTTTGGGCGACGAGACTATTCAGTCCAAATGTGTCCATCGGAATTAGCCTTGCCTTTCTCGCGCTGGGTGTTGGGCAATTCCTTGGTTCATCCATGGCAGGTTACACGATTGAAGTGTTTTCCAATACAACGGCATTTCTGGCCTTTGCTGTACTCGGCCTGTTTGGATTGTTAATTCGGGTGAAATAA
- a CDS encoding DUF1349 domain-containing protein: MTNLFEHCSGQTLSANLGWLNEPADWSIEDGKVTITVSPISDFFIDPGGEPVKASAPFLHTIVKGDFSIVTQVQVDMKEQYDSGCLMVRVDDTNWAKVCFEYFEEQPSILSVVTRGNSDDCVSAPVEVNKPYLRVARAGNSFAFHYSQDGEKWKLVRYFGLDCPEEIKVGIVAQSPIGQGTTVTFTDLQLQHGVTGSVRRVK, encoded by the coding sequence ATGACGAATCTATTCGAACATTGTTCAGGTCAAACATTATCTGCCAATCTGGGATGGCTGAACGAGCCAGCAGATTGGTCCATTGAAGACGGCAAAGTAACGATAACCGTTTCGCCGATCAGTGACTTTTTCATTGATCCGGGAGGTGAGCCGGTGAAAGCTTCAGCTCCATTTTTACATACGATAGTCAAGGGAGATTTCAGCATCGTCACTCAAGTACAGGTGGATATGAAAGAACAGTATGATTCGGGTTGCCTGATGGTGAGGGTGGACGATACGAATTGGGCTAAAGTCTGTTTTGAGTATTTCGAAGAACAGCCGTCCATTCTTAGTGTCGTTACTCGTGGTAACTCGGATGATTGTGTATCAGCACCTGTAGAGGTTAACAAGCCTTATTTACGTGTAGCCCGGGCAGGCAACAGCTTTGCTTTCCATTATTCTCAGGATGGAGAGAAGTGGAAGCTGGTTCGTTATTTCGGACTCGACTGCCCGGAAGAGATCAAAGTTGGCATTGTGGCCCAATCCCCCATTGGGCAAGGGACCACGGTTACTTTTACAGACCTACAGCTTCAACATGGAGTGACCGGAAGTGTTCGCCGGGTAAAATAA
- a CDS encoding glycosyl hydrolase, which yields MTVREISSVPVNEAATPEARELMTFLVERYGKGMLSGQQDYSNLNWINENTGQKPAVIGFDLMEYSPSRTERGAVSQEIRDAIDWHKQGGIVTLCWHWNAPTDLIDEPGKEWWRGFYTDATTYDIASALADTESEAYRLLIRDIDAIAAHLQELKDAGVPVLFRPLHEAEGGWFWWGAKGPEPAKQLYRLLYDRLVQEHQLHNLIWVWNSEKPEWYPGDDVVDIVSVDVYPEAGDHSPLAARYANLRELVKDSKIIALAENGSIPDPKQMKEQDVHWSWFCTWTGGFLRDGAHNELTFLKELYHSKEVITLDQLPKWSWT from the coding sequence ATGACAGTGCGTGAGATCAGCAGTGTTCCGGTGAATGAAGCAGCGACACCTGAAGCGAGAGAACTAATGACGTTTCTGGTTGAGCGTTATGGAAAAGGGATGTTGTCAGGTCAGCAGGACTACAGCAATCTGAACTGGATTAATGAAAATACAGGCCAGAAGCCAGCTGTGATTGGCTTTGATCTCATGGAATATTCGCCATCAAGAACAGAGCGTGGTGCGGTCTCCCAGGAGATTCGGGATGCGATAGACTGGCACAAACAAGGCGGGATCGTGACGCTATGCTGGCACTGGAACGCACCAACGGATCTGATCGATGAACCAGGTAAAGAGTGGTGGCGGGGGTTCTATACGGATGCGACAACCTATGATATTGCCTCCGCGCTAGCTGATACTGAATCGGAAGCATATCGGTTATTGATTCGGGATATCGATGCGATTGCAGCCCACTTGCAAGAGTTGAAAGATGCGGGTGTACCTGTATTATTCCGACCACTTCATGAAGCGGAGGGTGGCTGGTTCTGGTGGGGAGCGAAAGGTCCTGAACCTGCCAAACAGTTATATCGTTTGTTGTATGATCGATTGGTTCAAGAACATCAGCTGCACAATCTTATCTGGGTCTGGAACTCGGAAAAACCGGAATGGTATCCGGGTGATGATGTCGTGGATATTGTCAGTGTGGATGTATACCCGGAAGCAGGAGACCACAGCCCGTTGGCTGCACGTTACGCTAACCTGCGAGAGCTTGTGAAGGATAGCAAAATCATTGCACTGGCCGAGAACGGCTCCATTCCGGATCCCAAGCAGATGAAGGAACAGGATGTACACTGGAGTTGGTTCTGTACCTGGACAGGTGGATTCCTGAGAGACGGGGCGCATAATGAACTAACGTTTTTGAAGGAATTGTACCATAGCAAAGAGGTCATTACGCTTGATCAGTTACCGAAGTGGAGTTGGACATAA
- a CDS encoding carbohydrate ABC transporter permease, translating to MAASGTDRMVVVPKQNYHMQRVRNKTSDLLYSIFRYALVIGISFIILYPLFLKVSVAFKDKQDIYNPTIYMIPQHFTLDNIRLAAQVMDFMPLLANTLFFVTITTLLTAISCALAGYGFARFSFPGSNVLFILVILTILVPTSTLMVPMYLHFRSFDFMGIIQLFTGKNGINLLNTYWPSMITAATAGGLKAGLFIYIFRQFFKGMPKEIEEAALIDGAGGFKTFARIMLPNAISPLITVILFSFVWQYNDTFYSALFMSESPLISLKVASLPAQANQLIPQLMGFGSNSGIKADPNYVAMIVDTGILLAIAPLIILYLFVQRYFVESIERSGVVG from the coding sequence ATGGCTGCGTCAGGAACAGATCGCATGGTGGTGGTTCCAAAACAGAATTACCACATGCAGCGGGTACGAAACAAGACATCGGACCTTCTCTATTCCATTTTCAGATATGCACTGGTCATCGGCATTTCATTTATTATTTTATATCCGTTATTTCTCAAAGTTTCAGTCGCGTTCAAGGATAAGCAGGATATCTACAATCCGACGATCTATATGATTCCCCAGCATTTTACACTGGATAACATCCGGCTTGCAGCCCAAGTGATGGATTTTATGCCCTTGCTGGCGAACACCTTATTCTTTGTTACCATCACAACGCTTCTGACAGCCATATCCTGTGCACTTGCCGGATACGGCTTCGCCCGGTTCTCGTTTCCGGGTAGCAATGTGCTATTCATCCTGGTGATTCTGACTATTCTGGTTCCGACAAGTACGCTTATGGTACCGATGTATCTGCATTTCCGCAGCTTCGACTTTATGGGCATCATCCAGTTGTTCACGGGGAAAAACGGGATTAACCTGCTCAATACGTACTGGCCTTCAATGATTACGGCTGCTACGGCAGGAGGGCTGAAGGCGGGGCTATTCATCTATATCTTCCGGCAGTTTTTCAAGGGGATGCCGAAGGAAATCGAGGAGGCCGCACTGATTGACGGTGCAGGCGGATTCAAAACGTTTGCCCGAATCATGCTGCCCAATGCAATCTCGCCGTTGATTACGGTTATTCTGTTTTCGTTTGTATGGCAGTATAACGATACCTTCTATTCGGCATTATTCATGAGTGAAAGTCCACTGATCTCACTGAAGGTGGCTTCCTTGCCTGCACAGGCGAACCAGTTGATTCCGCAACTGATGGGCTTTGGTTCTAACTCGGGCATCAAGGCTGATCCGAACTATGTGGCGATGATCGTGGATACAGGCATTTTGCTGGCGATTGCACCGCTGATTATTCTGTATCTGTTTGTACAGCGCTATTTCGTTGAGAGCATTGAACGTTCTGGTGTAGTGGGTTAA
- a CDS encoding carbohydrate ABC transporter permease, translated as MRTIRLSLKSRRALLGLAFISPWLVGFIFLFATPLLQSIRFSLSNLSVAPGGYVLEYVGFKNFKDALLVDATFNRILVDSVGAMLLNVPMILFFSLFTATLLNQKFRGRTMARAIFFLPVILASSAVAAAESAGLINLMGDASAVDASADGGASFNVVSIVRMLADVGLPMAYVDYIVEAIMRIYEIISSSGVQILIFLAALQSVPGSMYEVAKIEGATAYESFWKITFPMVSPLILTNVIYTIIDSFAGSPVTQAIYQTAFKTQNFGLSSAMSWLYTLVIGLVLIVVGWVLSRRVHYN; from the coding sequence ATGAGAACCATTCGATTATCGCTGAAGTCACGGAGAGCGCTGCTTGGACTTGCATTTATATCGCCGTGGCTGGTCGGTTTCATCTTCCTCTTTGCTACGCCACTCCTGCAATCGATTCGATTCAGTCTGAGTAATCTGTCCGTTGCTCCGGGCGGGTACGTTCTGGAATACGTTGGATTTAAAAATTTTAAGGATGCGCTTCTGGTTGATGCGACGTTCAACCGGATTCTGGTTGACTCGGTTGGAGCGATGCTGCTGAATGTGCCGATGATTTTGTTCTTCAGTCTGTTTACGGCGACACTACTTAACCAGAAGTTCAGAGGCAGAACGATGGCACGTGCAATCTTCTTCTTGCCGGTTATTCTGGCTTCCAGTGCAGTTGCAGCAGCTGAATCTGCGGGATTAATCAATCTGATGGGAGATGCAAGTGCGGTCGATGCATCTGCAGATGGCGGGGCTTCGTTCAATGTGGTGTCCATTGTGCGGATGCTGGCGGATGTGGGATTGCCGATGGCCTATGTGGATTACATTGTAGAAGCCATCATGCGGATCTATGAGATTATTAGCAGCTCTGGCGTCCAGATTTTGATCTTCCTCGCCGCGCTGCAATCGGTGCCGGGATCAATGTATGAGGTTGCGAAGATCGAAGGGGCTACTGCCTATGAATCATTCTGGAAGATTACATTTCCCATGGTCAGTCCGTTGATTCTGACAAATGTCATCTATACCATTATTGATTCATTTGCCGGGAGTCCAGTCACACAGGCCATCTATCAGACCGCATTCAAAACCCAGAACTTTGGCTTAAGCTCGGCGATGTCCTGGCTGTACACACTGGTGATTGGCCTTGTACTGATCGTAGTGGGCTGGGTGTTGTCAAGGCGGGTTCATTACAACTGA